In the genome of Pseudonocardia cypriaca, the window ATGGTGGATGTTGATCGCCCGCCCGTGCAACGTGCGGCACATGCCATCGGAGAGGACCTGCATGTAGCGGGCGAGCACCACCAGATCGACGTGGTACTCCTCGACGAGCTCGAGCAGCCGCCGCTCGGCCTGCGGCTTGGTGGTCGGCGTGACCGGCACGTGGTGGAAGGGCAGGCTGGCCGCTTCGGCCATGGGCCGCAGGTCCTCGTGGTTGGAGACGACGGCGACGAGCTCGCCACCGAGGCTCCCGGCCCGCCAGCGGAAGATCAGGTCGTTGAGGCAGTGCCCGGCCTTCGACACCATGGCCAGCACCCGTTGCGGGCTGTCACGGGTGAGGCCGAACGCCATGCCGAACTCGGCCGCCACCGGCTCGAACGCCGCCGACAGGGCCTCGGCGTCGGTCTCCCGCGCGGTGACGAACTCGGTGCGCAGGAACAGCGTGCCGCGCACCCGGTCGTCGAACTGCTGGTGCTCGACGATGTCGCAGCCCTGCTCGAAGAGGAAGGCGGTGACCGCGTGCACGATGCCCGGGCGTTGCGGGCAGCTCAGGGTGAGGATGAAGGTGCTCGTCACGGGACTCCTCGGCGCTCAGCACTCGACGACGTTGAGGGCGAGACCGCCGCGGGCGGTCTCCTTGTACTTGTCCTTCATGTCCGCCCCGGTCTCGCGCATCGTCTTGATCGCCTTGTCGAGGGTGACCTGGTGCCGCCCGTCGCCGCGCACGGCGAGCCGGGCCGCGGTGATGGCCTTGACGGCGCCCACGGCGTTGCGTTCGATGCACGGGATCTGCACGAGCCCGCCGACGGGGTCGCACGTGAGCCCGAGGTTGTGCTCGATGCCGATCTCAGCGGCGTTCTCGACCTGTTCCGGGGTGCCCCCGAGCACCTCGGCGAGGCCTGCGGCGGCCATCGAGCAGGCCGATCCGACCTCGCCCTGGCAGCCGACCTCGGCCCCGGAGATCGAGGCGTTCTCCTTGAACAGCAGCCC includes:
- the purU gene encoding formyltetrahydrofolate deformylase, whose protein sequence is MTSTFILTLSCPQRPGIVHAVTAFLFEQGCDIVEHQQFDDRVRGTLFLRTEFVTARETDAEALSAAFEPVAAEFGMAFGLTRDSPQRVLAMVSKAGHCLNDLIFRWRAGSLGGELVAVVSNHEDLRPMAEAASLPFHHVPVTPTTKPQAERRLLELVEEYHVDLVVLARYMQVLSDGMCRTLHGRAINIHHSFLPGFKGAKPYHQAYDRGVKLVGATAHYVTPDLDEGPIIEQEVIRIDHTFDPRHLTTAGRDAEALALSRAVRWHCERRVLLNDRSTVVFR